Proteins from a genomic interval of Paenibacillus sp. FSL H8-0048:
- a CDS encoding Fpg/Nei family DNA glycosylase: MPELPEMENYRKLLSQHLINVPITGVTVNRAKTINMETEEFVKGLVGARIVFVERRAKHILFHLHDGRRLLLHLMLGGLLFYGTEEERPDRTTQVELAFGEHILYFMGLRLGYLHLLSVKEGEAAMGKLGPELLDRRMTAERFAGLLKGRRGALKSLLVNQHVMAGIGNCYADEIAYEARLLPSTLVQNLSPEAVTRLYDSVRKVLTEATEIGGYMEMPFMTGDTVTGSYNDACKVYDREGEPCLRGGGTIVKTELSGRKVFYCPDCQHDA, from the coding sequence ATGCCGGAATTGCCGGAAATGGAGAACTACCGAAAGCTGCTTAGCCAACATCTAATCAACGTACCCATTACAGGGGTAACCGTAAATAGAGCCAAGACCATCAATATGGAGACTGAAGAATTCGTGAAGGGGCTGGTAGGTGCCCGAATTGTATTCGTGGAACGCCGTGCCAAGCATATCCTTTTCCACCTGCATGACGGCCGCAGACTACTGCTGCATCTGATGCTGGGCGGACTACTGTTCTATGGTACAGAGGAAGAACGTCCTGACCGTACTACACAGGTTGAGCTGGCGTTCGGTGAGCATATCCTCTACTTCATGGGGCTGCGGCTGGGATATCTCCATCTGCTGTCTGTCAAGGAAGGCGAAGCGGCAATGGGGAAGCTTGGACCCGAGCTGTTGGACCGCCGGATGACGGCCGAACGCTTCGCCGGACTGCTCAAGGGACGGCGCGGAGCGCTGAAGAGTCTGCTCGTTAACCAGCATGTAATGGCTGGAATCGGCAACTGCTATGCCGACGAGATTGCTTATGAAGCCCGTCTGCTTCCGTCTACGCTGGTTCAGAATCTGTCACCGGAAGCGGTGACCCGGCTGTACGACAGTGTGCGTAAGGTATTAACCGAAGCCACTGAAATCGGCGGGTATATGGAAATGCCGTTCATGACCGGCGACACCGTAACCGGTTCTTATAATGATGCTTGTAAAGTGTATGACCGTGAAGGCGAGCCTTGTCTGCGCGGCGGGGGAACCATAGTGAAGACAGAGCTGTCGGGACGCAAGGTATTCTATTGCCCGGACTGTCAGCATGACGCATAG
- a CDS encoding deoxyribonuclease IV, with amino-acid sequence MTHSPFIGAHVSIRGGYGQAARSARESGATCFQYFPKNPRSLKLKPVDYRDASSCAAYCREQGMASIAHTPYPTNLAAGPGDREVMIASLRNDLEIAEACGSAGIVVHFGHFAGMEPLQGYHNIIQCMNEVLADWTGHTKLLLENMAGNHGHQGMAPEELVKVRELCRYPEKIGFCFDTCHAFAAGIWNPEQTEELIVRGERLGYWANLTAVHLNDSRFPYGSRRDRHAGIGSGYIGGAALSRLLKTEALADKVIVMETEKGPDSTHRAEIAAVRTWFEAGDDEE; translated from the coding sequence ATGACGCATAGCCCTTTCATAGGGGCGCATGTCAGCATACGCGGCGGGTATGGGCAGGCTGCCCGGTCCGCCAGGGAGAGCGGTGCTACATGTTTTCAGTATTTTCCGAAGAACCCGCGCAGTCTGAAGCTGAAGCCGGTAGATTACCGTGATGCAAGCAGCTGCGCTGCATACTGCCGGGAGCAGGGAATGGCTTCCATTGCCCATACCCCGTATCCGACGAATCTGGCTGCCGGCCCGGGCGACAGAGAGGTGATGATTGCCTCCCTGCGCAACGATCTGGAGATTGCTGAGGCGTGCGGATCGGCGGGCATTGTAGTGCATTTCGGACACTTTGCCGGGATGGAGCCACTGCAGGGTTATCACAATATAATACAATGTATGAACGAAGTGCTGGCAGACTGGACGGGACATACCAAGCTGCTGCTTGAGAATATGGCAGGGAATCATGGTCATCAGGGCATGGCTCCTGAAGAGCTGGTCAAGGTTCGTGAGTTGTGCCGCTACCCGGAGAAGATCGGCTTCTGCTTCGATACCTGCCACGCTTTCGCTGCGGGGATCTGGAATCCGGAGCAGACGGAGGAGCTTATCGTACGCGGTGAGCGGCTGGGGTACTGGGCGAATCTGACGGCGGTGCATTTGAATGACTCCCGGTTCCCCTACGGCTCCCGGCGGGACAGACATGCCGGAATCGGCAGCGGATATATCGGGGGAGCGGCGCTTAGCAGGCTTTTGAAGACGGAGGCCCTGGCTGATAAAGTGATCGTTATGGAAACAGAAAAGGGGCCCGATAGCACGCACCGAGCGGAAATTGCTGCTGTAAGGACCTGGTTTGAGGCGGGGGATGATGAAGAATGA
- a CDS encoding thioredoxin family protein: MKEMNQPELLELLATKGEPLILFLHTPLCGTCKAARRMIEVAEHLLPPGLLIAEGNVNRLPELVNTYQISSVPALLAVSAGRSAEPDIIYSIHSVERVLAYIRRVTL, translated from the coding sequence ATGAAGGAAATGAATCAGCCGGAGCTGCTGGAGCTGCTGGCCACGAAGGGTGAGCCGCTTATTCTGTTTCTGCATACCCCGCTATGCGGAACCTGTAAGGCAGCCCGGCGGATGATTGAGGTGGCGGAGCATCTGCTTCCGCCTGGCCTTTTGATTGCGGAGGGGAATGTGAATAGGCTCCCTGAGCTGGTTAACACCTATCAAATCTCAAGTGTGCCCGCTCTGCTGGCCGTATCTGCTGGCCGCAGCGCTGAACCGGACATCATCTACTCTATACACTCGGTTGAACGGGTGCTGGCATACATAAGGAGAGTGACATTATAA